Proteins found in one Phlebotomus papatasi isolate M1 unplaced genomic scaffold, Ppap_2.1 HiC_scaffold_338, whole genome shotgun sequence genomic segment:
- the LOC129809144 gene encoding uncharacterized protein LOC129809144, with translation MSGGNLKVVIELLAQEKSEIELLNFLFKDKNVMELVDMLAKGDEVLSAAILTKMKSDMEQGLELQISDKKKLVKNLCGQPMTERLTELLNEILFFTKGNNQHVQTGGGNIDDNILEAGISHNMTEQGATNGALETVAVEDVAETNTEERESSEPFEEDLVKFLQKTKSFSKRFNTTQVELSFQLKCPTSDTCMDWLEKAFSKVIATVQAEGNPGDKVIFEICLKGDSTNKPIFLGLRPLGSLTADAVFAAMEKVHQSTTVFSEADVLSVRAYLIHQMVGRGKRHYPGRMNLAEMRRFKQKSIIDISGTSNCLPTSLFVDSNCTNCSPVEHVFESDSSGSAVAKFLDYVLTFRPMPTVAIAHNAKGYDGQFILEELCQREEKIEPVLQGCKILFAKVKGVTFLDSLSFIPFPLSQFSKSFGLPECDKGYYPYKFNTMENRSYIGPYPPIEMYPIESMTSQQYTEFLEWYEQVKELPFDNRKELIHYCRQDVKILMMGCLNFMHSFIETTSLNPFLQAITIADAVMKAYRKNYLTPNTLAITPKNNYNSNFLQMQSKISLKWLVYMKETSHPNIKYEVKIRGSRYIADGYDEASNTVYSFEGCFFHGHTCFLNRGHAFSKKPNDNMQSRYEATLKRLDHIRQLGYNLVSIWECEFRRMLESDPVLAERLNNHPEVVDSGFDLRSAVYGGRTEVFRTYYKCRPGDKIYYYDFTSLYPWANKYSKYFVGHPKIIKDIPSQEEVLKHDGVVKCTILPPKGLYIPCLPFRCNNRLFFPLCRKCAEDLNTDRCLHSDDERSLTGIWSIDEVRLAIDHGYVITKCFEVWSYRTSQYNRETGERGLFADYVDNFLKIKQEASGWPPGVESESDKDNYIREFFENEGIQLDKENIRVNK, from the exons ATGAGTGGTGGAAATTTGAAAGTTGTGATTGAACTTCTTGCCCAAGAGAAATCAGAAATTGAATTACTCAATTTCCTATTCAAAGACAAAAATGTGATGGAGCTGGTTGACATGCTGGCCAAAGGTGATGAAGTATTATCTGCTGCAATCTTGACAAAAATGAAGTCTGATATGGAACAAGGGTTGGAACTACAGATCAGTGATAAGAAGAAGCTCGTGAAAAACTTATGCGGACAACCGATGACTGAGAGATTAACGGAGCTGTTAAATGAGATTTTGTTCTTCACCAAGGGCAATAATCAACATGTTCAGACTGGCGGTGGAAATATAGATGATAATATACTTGAAGCGGGGATATCTCATAATATGACG gaaCAGGGAGCTACAAACGGAGCACTTGAGACAGTTGCTGTTGAAGACGTCGCTGAAACTAATACGGAGGAAAGGGAATCTTCAGAACCCTTTGAAgaagatttggttaaatttcttcaaaaaaccAAGTCTTTCAGCAAGCGTTTTAACACCACCCAAGTTGAACTGAGTTTCCAACTAAAATGTCCTACCTCAGATACCTGTATGGATTGGCTGGAAAAGGCTTTCAGCAAGGTGATTGCAACCGTCCAGGCGGAAGGAAATCCAGGGGACAAAGTAATCTTCGAAATATGTCTTAAAGGGGATTCAACCAATAAGCCCATATTTTTGGGACTACGTCCTCTGGGCTCTTTGACAGCAGATGCTGTATTTGCAGCCATGGAAAAAGTACATCAAAGTACAACAGTTTTCAGCGAAGCCGATGTCCTAAGTGTTAGAGCATATTTGATACATCAAATGGTAG GGCGTGGAAAACGTCATTATCCAGGAAGGATGAATCTGGCGGAGATGAGGAGGTTCAAGCAGAAGAGCATAATAGATATCTCCGGAACATCTAATTGCCTACCAACATCACTTTTTGTTG ATTCAAACTGCACTAATTGCTCCCCCGTGGAACATGTTTTTGAGAGCGACAGCAGCGGATCAGCGGTAGCAAAATTTTTGGATTATGTACTTACTTTTAGACCTATGCCCACTGTTGCTATCGCTCACAATGCCAAAGGCTACGATGGGCAGTTCATACTCGAAGAGCTGTGCCAGAGGGAAGAGAAGATCGAACCTGTTTTACAAGgttgcaaaatattatttgcaaAAGTTAAGGGGGTCACATTTCTTGACTCTCTCTCCTTTATTCCCTTCCCTCTGTCACAATTCTCAAAGAGTTTTGGACTGCCCGAATGCGATAAGGGATATTATCCCTATAAATTCAACACCATGGAAAACCGCTCTTATATTGGACCTTATCCTCCAATTGAAATGTACCCAATCGAATCTATGACCTCCCAGCAATATACTGAGTTTCTAGAATGGTATGAGCAAGTCAAAGAACTCCCCTTTGACAACCGTAAAGAGCTCATCCATTACTGCCGCCAAGATGTTAAAATCCTCATGATGGGATGCCTCAACTTTATGCATTCCTTCATTGAAACTACATCTTTGAATCCATTCTTGCAGGCTATCACCATAGCTGACGCTGTGATGAAAGCCTACAGGAAAAATTACCTTACTCCCAATACCCTTGCTATTACTCCCAAAAACAATTATaattccaatttccttcaaatgcagagcaaaatttctttgaaatggcTCGTGTATATGAAGGAAACTTCCCATCCTAATATAAAGTATGAGGTCAAAATTCGCGGTTCTCGATATATTGCTGATGGATATGATGAGGCCTCTAACACTGTGTATAGTTTTGAGGGTTGTTTCTTCCATGGGCATACATGCTTTTTAAATAGAGGGCATGCATTCTCGAAAAAGCCCAATGATAACATGCAGAGTCGTTATGAGGCTACTCTAAAACGATTGGATCACATTCGTCAATTGGGGTATAATCTTGTTTCAATATGGGAGTGTGAATTCCGTCGGATGTTAGAATCGGACCCTGTGCTTGCGGAGAGACTGAACAATCATCCTGAAGTCGTAGACTCGGGATTTGATTTGCGATCAGCGGTTTACGGGGGCCGAACTGAGGTATTCCGCACATATTACAAATGTCGCCCCggggataaaatttattactatgACTTTACGTCTCTCTACCCGTGGGCGAACAAATATTCGAAGTATTTTGTCGGGCAcccaaaaattatcaaagatATTCCAAGTCAGGAGGAAGTATTGAAGCATGACGGTGTGGTGAAATGCACCATTCTCCCACCAAAAGGCCTTTACATCCCCTGTCTTCCCTTTAGGTGCAATAACCGACTCTTCTTCCCTCTCTGTCGAAAATGTGCGGAAGATCTCAATACTGATCGATGTCTCCATTCAGACGATGAGAGATCCCTCACAGGAATATGGTCCATTGATGAAGTCCGTCTTGCAATTGATCATGGATACGTGATCACCAAGTGCTTTGAAGTCTGGTCATACAGAACTTCTCAATACAATCGCGAGACGGGTGAACGTGGACTATTTGCTGATTACGTcgataattttctcaaaattaagcAGGAAGCTAGTGGATGGCCCCCGGGAGTTGAATCCGAGTCTGATAAAGATAATTATATCCGCGAATTCTTTGAAAATGAGGGTATACAGCTTGATAAAGAAAACATACGTGTTAACAAAG